A portion of the Tiliqua scincoides isolate rTilSci1 chromosome 3, rTilSci1.hap2, whole genome shotgun sequence genome contains these proteins:
- the LOC136645986 gene encoding transmembrane protein 126A-like — translation MAGEFIKPTSEENVYVARQSRSEILRERFQRLPASDQNFFQTGSYFLALNGSLCGLVGNSLFRRVLHVTQARVASLLPMAVLPFISTVVVYEVSISQPLMEGELNCASCTLIRGGLLGAIVGCLYPALLALPLNAALATRYSSSLLPNKENILQYWLTVSKPVFKKLRFAILLQAAFGMYLSSKHHEIYIKMLQLPEQGMNPEELKE, via the exons ATGGCAGGAGAATTTATCAAACCAACTTCAGAAGAAAATGTGTATGTTGCAAGACAAAGTCGAAGTGAAATCCTGAGAGAGAGGTTTCAGCGGCTTCCAGCTTCAGATCA GAATTTTTTTCAAACTGGCTCATACTTCCTTGCATTAAATGGAAGTCTGTGTGGCTTAGTAGGAAACAGTTTGTTTAGACGGGTTCTGCATGTCACCCAGGCTCGCGTTGCATCCCTTTTGCCCATGGCAGTTCTACCGTTCATCTCAACTGTGGTTGTTTATGAAGTTTCTATCAGCCAGCCTTTAATGGAAG GTGAATTAAATTGTGCATCTTGCACTTTGATCAGAGGAGGATTACTTGGAGCTATTGTAGGCTGCCTGTATCCTGCATTGCTTGCTTTACCTTTGAATGCAGCTCTTGCGACAAG GTATTCCTCATCTCTCTTGCcaaataaagaaaacattttacaATACTGGCTTACAGTTTCTAAACCAGTTTTCAAAAAATTGAGATTTGCCATACTCCTGCAAGCTGCATTTGGCATGTATCTGAGCTCAAAACATCatgaaatatatattaaaatgcTCCAGTTGCCTGAACAGGGAATGAATCCTGAAGAACTGAAGGAATAA
- the CREBZF gene encoding CREB/ATF bZIP transcription factor, which produces MRHSLVQLLAAPSGRGEASAACSLPAEAVADEATGDAEDALLLPAGLELDEWLEAAVAEAREAEPARPGSQRLKAAAAARLNRQRKKQYVQGLESRLQGLCAENRQLRDRNRGLSRRLRRLEREAGYLRAVLANQSALGRLLSRLAGDGLRVGSSLFQDPAAAAAEEPGPPCEGESSSSSSSSDHDYARPVPEEEDDGRGAASSSTPAGICLHVDRDQLSVEFCSLCARRAASSAPLSAFSFAAKIFSFRCLPCQAPLCRG; this is translated from the exons ATGCGCCACAGCCTGGTGCAGCTGCTGGCGGCGCCTTCGGGCCGGGGCGAGGCCTCTGCGGCCTGCTCGCTTCCCGCCGAGGCGGTGGCCGATGAGGCGACGGGCGACGCGGAGGACGCGCTTCTGCTCCCGGCGGGGCTGGAGCTGGACGAGTGGCTGGAGGCGGCGGTGGCGGAGGCCCGGGAGGCGGAGCCGGCGCGCCCGGGCAGCCAGCGCCtaaaggcggcggcggcggcgcggctGAACCGCCAGCGGAAGAAGCAGTACGTGCAGGGCCTGGAGAGCCGCCTGCAGGGCCTGTGCGCCGAGAACCGACAACTGCGCGACCGCAACCGGGGCCTGAGCCGCCGCCTGCGCCGCCTGGAGCGCGAGGCCGGCTACCTGCGGGCCGTGCTGGCCAACCAGAGCGCCCTGGGGCGCCTCCTCAGCCGCCTGGCCGGGGACGGACTCAGGGTCGGCAGCAGCCTCTTCCAGGAccccgcggcggcggcggcggaggagcCCGGGCCGCCTTGCGAGGgcgagagcagcagcagcagcagcagcagcgaccaCGACTACGCGCGCCCCGTccccgaggaggaggacgacggaAGGGGGGCCGCCTCGTCCAGCACCCCCGCGGGCATCTGCCTCCACGTGGACCGCGACCAGCTGTCGGTGGAGTTCTGCTCCCTCTGCGCCAGGCGGGCCGCCAGCTCCGCCCCCCTCTCTGCCTTCTCCTTCGCTGCCAAAAT TTTCTCTTTTAGGTGCTTGCCCTGCCAGGCTCCGTTGTGTAGGGGTTAA
- the CCDC89 gene encoding coiled-coil domain-containing protein 89, whose translation MPQDKTNPGMAFPHKMSSKADEETEWDMGEPFKTLDQLQGLSSGEKGEKAMLHARLREQSQLICVLKKRSDDHLLRCKALEQLNTELEELRMADALRLESQTRRVQQLEERFMDLASNHEDMIHFKDEHKRQNMQLREENRRLRQENQSLFSQALKDKEVELIELTSRFKKLSKEMETLKESYEKDGHRAQEREKELLEAQGQQAAVHAEEVSSLRSQLEVLDEKYHHVTDQLEQTEKRLREVDGSQQLKLDKLTKEKEELLNLAMERGKLLQEKQCEILQLEKKAEDMEKAKLAAEQRFETEAAMVDSGLRVRDLQRRLDAAEQAHIELRMHFEAYKKHSIDLLTKEKELNTKLRHFMA comes from the coding sequence ATGCCTCAAGACAAGACAAATCCAGGTATGGCTTTCCCCCACAAAATGTCAAGCAAGGCAGATGAAGAAACAGAATGGGATATGGGAGAACCCTTTAAGACCTTGGATCAGCTCCAGGGCCTGTCCAGTGGGGAAAAGGGTGAAAAAGCAATGCTGCACGCACGCCTTCGTGAGCAATCTCAGCTCATTTGTGTCCTGAAGAAACGGTCTGATGATCACCTCTTGCGCTGCAAGGCTTTAGAACAGCTCAACACGGAGCTGGAGGAGCTGAGGATGGCGGATGCCCTGAGGCTGGAGAGCCAGACACGGCGCGTACAGCAGCTGGAAGAGCGCTTCATGGACTTGGCCTCCAACCATGAGGATATGATCCACTTCAAAGATGAGCACAAACGGCAGAATATGCAGCTGAGAGAGGAAAACAGGCGTTTGCGCCAGGAGAATCAAAGCCTTTTCAGCCAGGCTTTGAAAGACAAAGAGGTTGAGCTGATCGAGCTCACCTCGCGGTTTAAGAAACTCTCCAAGGAAATGGAGACATTAAAGGAAAGTTATGAAAAAGATGGCCATCGTGCCCAAGAGCGAGAGAAGGAGCTTCTGGAAGCCCAGGGTCAGCAAGCCGCTGTCCACGCTGAGGAAGTCAGCTCTCTGAGAAGCCAACTGGAAGTTCTAgatgaaaaataccatcatgtcacTGACCAACTGGAGCAAACAGAAAAACGATTAAGAGAGGTAGATGGCAGCCAACAACTTAAGCTGGACAAGCTGaccaaagagaaggaggagctgcTGAATCTGGCAATGGAGAGGGGCAAGTTGCTGCAGGAAAAGCAATGTGAGATCCTGCAACTGGAGAAGAAAGCAGAAGACATGGAGAAAGCCAAGCTGGCAGCAGAACAGCGCTTTGAGACGGAGGCTGCAATGGTGGACAGTGGCCTCCGGGTTCGAGACCTACAGCGTCGGTTGGATGCAGCTGAACAAGCACACATTGAACTCCGAATGCATTTTGAGGCTTACAAGAAGCACAGCATTGATTTACTTACTAAAGAGAAAGAGTTAAATACCAAACTCCGACATTTCATGGCATAA